The following are encoded in a window of Variovorax paradoxus genomic DNA:
- a CDS encoding HAD family hydrolase, translating to MTSIQAVVFDMDGILIDSEVLWRQAREEFAADHGMTWSAEDQESTMGCNTRMWSRLMVERLDLRARLGMDEAAIAREIKGRLLAKYETHLPEREGAIAAVRLAATRYKVALASGSPNELAAHVMKVTGLDKVFLAATYGDDVAHGKPAPDIYLDVLKKIGVKPEHAVGVEDSGNGIRSLRAAGMGIIAAPGPEFPLTDEVLGLADVRIVEMTAFDLDLVERASAAHMVRQQR from the coding sequence ATGACTTCCATCCAGGCCGTCGTCTTCGACATGGACGGCATCCTCATCGACTCCGAAGTGCTCTGGCGCCAAGCGCGCGAGGAGTTCGCCGCCGACCACGGCATGACCTGGAGCGCCGAGGACCAGGAATCGACCATGGGCTGCAACACCCGCATGTGGTCGCGCCTCATGGTCGAGCGGCTCGACCTGCGCGCCAGGCTCGGCATGGACGAGGCCGCGATCGCCCGCGAAATCAAAGGCCGGTTGCTGGCGAAGTACGAGACGCACCTGCCCGAGCGTGAAGGTGCGATCGCTGCGGTGCGGCTGGCGGCGACCCGGTACAAGGTCGCGCTGGCCTCCGGCTCGCCGAACGAGTTGGCCGCACATGTGATGAAGGTGACGGGCCTGGACAAGGTGTTTCTTGCCGCGACCTATGGCGACGATGTGGCGCACGGCAAGCCCGCCCCCGACATCTACCTCGATGTTCTGAAGAAGATCGGCGTGAAACCCGAGCACGCTGTCGGCGTTGAAGACTCCGGCAACGGCATCCGTTCGCTGCGCGCGGCCGGCATGGGCATCATCGCGGCGCCGGGACCTGAGTTTCCGCTCACCGATGAGGTGCTCGGCCTGGCCGACGTGCGCATCGTGGAGATGACGGCGTTCGATCTCGACCTGGTGGAGCGCGCCAGCGCAGCCCACATGGTCAGACAGCAGCGCTGA
- a CDS encoding alpha/beta fold hydrolase produces MHRDLASTLFASSNGIELAYDCFGDPAAPPLLLIMGLGTQMIAWDEAFCERLAARGYRVIRFDNRDIGLSTRLSFAGIPDVAKLLGQALAGVPVSASQVPYTLADMADDAVGLLDALDMESAHIVGASMGGAIGQEIALRHPARVRTLVSIMATSGAPDLPPPQPQALQVLLTPTPLDRAGYIARQQQVMKVLRAGSHPDEEALDAARAERTFERGLHPAGYARQLAAIIASGSRRERLASLKVPTLVIHGDADPLVPIECGKDVARHVPGAKMVTIEGMGHALPKVTWGPVIDAIAGHAVAGR; encoded by the coding sequence ATGCACCGCGACCTCGCCTCCACCCTGTTCGCTTCGTCCAACGGCATCGAGCTGGCGTATGACTGCTTCGGCGATCCGGCCGCGCCGCCGCTGCTGTTGATCATGGGCCTGGGCACGCAGATGATTGCGTGGGACGAAGCCTTTTGCGAACGCCTGGCCGCGCGCGGCTACCGCGTCATCCGTTTTGACAACCGCGACATCGGGCTGTCCACGCGCCTGAGCTTTGCGGGTATTCCCGACGTGGCGAAGCTGCTGGGGCAGGCGCTGGCCGGCGTGCCCGTGAGTGCGTCGCAGGTGCCGTACACGCTGGCCGACATGGCCGACGATGCCGTCGGCCTGCTCGATGCGCTCGACATGGAAAGTGCCCACATCGTCGGCGCCTCGATGGGCGGCGCCATCGGCCAGGAGATCGCGCTGCGCCATCCGGCGCGCGTGCGCACGCTGGTGTCGATCATGGCAACGAGCGGCGCACCCGACCTGCCACCGCCGCAGCCCCAGGCGCTGCAGGTGCTGCTCACACCCACGCCGCTGGACCGCGCCGGCTACATCGCGCGCCAGCAGCAAGTGATGAAGGTGCTGCGCGCCGGCTCGCATCCGGACGAAGAAGCACTCGACGCCGCACGCGCGGAACGCACGTTCGAGCGCGGCCTGCACCCGGCCGGCTACGCGCGCCAGCTCGCGGCGATCATCGCGTCAGGCAGCCGCCGGGAGCGGCTCGCGTCGCTGAAGGTGCCGACGCTGGTGATCCATGGCGATGCCGATCCGCTGGTGCCGATCGAGTGCGGGAAGGACGTGGCGCGGCACGTGCCCGGTGCAAAGATGGTGACCATCGAGGGCATGGGGCACGCGCTGCCGAAGGTGACGTGGGGGCCGGTGATCGATGCGATTGCGGGGCACGCGGTCGCGGGCCGCTGA
- a CDS encoding AraC family transcriptional regulator translates to MHRSPPDFASRVYGPQRVAAIVATLVEEGITPGHTLSGSGLTEEQLRAPATRISYEQAAIVFRNAVRLAPGPTIAFRAGIRMHLTAYGMYGYGLLSSPTHADLMDFSIKYNRVMGPVAGPVSYACSGGTAVLPYEVLLSSDPQDPLYRFALEFAFAVHLRLGRDLFGPSFGLCALHVRFAEPEDLSAYRTLFGCPVAFGQPRDELRIGSPWVDHPPRLPDSVTHAMVSEMCQQVLADLPRSGGVSSVVRRTLIDHMPWRFPTIEPMASELSIHPRTLRRRLETEGTTYRGILADVRRVLAIEYLRTTRMTTEEIAERLGYSDASNFRHAFVRWTGRSPQDYRAAKA, encoded by the coding sequence GTGCATCGTTCGCCACCCGACTTCGCGTCACGCGTCTACGGACCCCAGCGCGTCGCAGCCATCGTCGCCACCCTGGTCGAAGAAGGCATCACACCGGGACACACCCTGAGCGGAAGCGGCCTGACGGAAGAACAACTGCGCGCACCCGCGACGCGGATTTCCTACGAGCAAGCGGCCATCGTCTTCCGCAACGCGGTGCGTCTTGCGCCCGGCCCGACCATCGCCTTCCGCGCGGGCATCCGCATGCACCTCACGGCCTACGGCATGTACGGCTACGGGTTGCTGAGCAGTCCCACGCACGCCGACCTGATGGACTTCAGCATCAAGTACAACCGTGTCATGGGCCCCGTGGCCGGGCCGGTGTCGTACGCGTGCAGCGGTGGCACCGCGGTGCTGCCCTACGAGGTGCTGCTGTCGTCCGATCCGCAAGACCCGCTGTACCGCTTCGCGCTCGAGTTCGCCTTTGCGGTGCACCTGCGGCTGGGCCGCGATCTCTTCGGTCCTTCGTTCGGGCTCTGTGCATTGCACGTGCGCTTTGCCGAGCCCGAAGACCTGAGCGCCTACCGCACGCTGTTCGGCTGCCCCGTGGCCTTCGGCCAGCCGCGCGACGAGCTGCGCATCGGCTCGCCGTGGGTCGACCATCCGCCGCGGCTGCCCGACTCGGTCACGCATGCGATGGTGAGCGAGATGTGCCAGCAGGTGCTGGCCGACCTGCCGCGCTCGGGCGGTGTTTCGTCGGTGGTGCGGCGCACGCTGATCGACCACATGCCGTGGCGCTTTCCGACCATCGAGCCGATGGCCTCGGAGCTGTCGATCCATCCGCGCACCTTGCGCCGCCGGCTCGAAACCGAAGGCACGACCTACCGAGGCATCCTGGCCGATGTGCGTCGCGTGCTGGCCATCGAGTACCTGCGCACCACGCGCATGACCACCGAGGAAATCGCCGAGCGACTGGGCTACAGCGACGCCTCGAACTTCCGCCACGCATTCGTGCGATGGACCGGCCGCAGCCCGCAGGACTACCGCGCGGCGAAGGCCTGA
- a CDS encoding esterase/lipase family protein produces the protein MTESSSMAPPSRRLLMLEWRAVAELSAFFTMAPMLRMAPSGDGHPVLVLPGLSASDASTQPLRAFLRDRGYRAHGWKLGPNLGPRPGVEDRMQARLAELNERYQRKVSIVGWSLGGVFARELARRAPSQVRSVITLGSPFAGEPRASNAWRLYERVSERKVEDWPERERMRTPPPVPASAIYSRSDGIVAWQGCRERETATSENIEVEGSHCGLGHNPVVLYAIADRLAQPEGEWKPFRREGLRRLLYLDPHRDVRKAA, from the coding sequence ATGACCGAATCTTCTTCGATGGCCCCACCGTCCCGTCGCCTGCTGATGCTCGAGTGGCGCGCCGTGGCGGAGCTGTCCGCGTTCTTCACCATGGCCCCGATGCTGCGCATGGCGCCTTCAGGCGACGGACATCCCGTGCTCGTGCTGCCCGGCCTCTCGGCGAGCGATGCATCGACACAACCGCTGCGCGCCTTCCTGCGCGACCGCGGCTACCGCGCGCACGGATGGAAGCTCGGCCCCAACCTCGGCCCGCGCCCCGGCGTGGAAGACCGGATGCAGGCGCGCCTGGCCGAGCTGAACGAGCGCTACCAGCGCAAGGTGAGCATCGTCGGCTGGAGCCTGGGCGGCGTGTTCGCACGCGAGCTGGCACGGCGTGCGCCCTCGCAGGTGCGCAGCGTCATCACGCTGGGCAGTCCGTTCGCGGGCGAGCCGCGCGCGAGCAACGCGTGGCGGCTGTACGAAAGGGTGAGCGAGCGCAAGGTCGAGGACTGGCCCGAGCGCGAACGCATGCGCACGCCGCCGCCCGTGCCGGCCAGCGCCATCTACAGCCGCAGCGACGGCATCGTGGCCTGGCAGGGCTGCCGCGAACGCGAGACCGCGACCTCGGAAAACATCGAGGTCGAAGGCAGCCACTGCGGCCTCGGCCACAACCCCGTGGTGCTCTACGCCATTGCCGACCGGCTCGCACAGCCCGAAGGCGAATGGAAGCCCTTCCGCCGCGAAGGCCTGCGCCGCCTGCTGTACCTCGACCCGCACCGCGACGTGCGCAAGGCCGCCTGA
- a CDS encoding long-chain-fatty-acid--CoA ligase, translated as MNSKPWLASYPEGVAWDHEITPTSVQQILTDAVAGFPDRPAIDFMGKRLNYRELGALVDRAAKGLQALGVRPGVHVGLFLPNTPHYLVALFGVLQAGGTVVNYSPLDAAKVLEHKIEDSQTDFLITLDLASLYPQMAAMLGTTRLKKLIVGNLAEMTGAPEQVAAQMKAKNETVEISGDEHHLRFSELLDNDGRYTPHPLGDPREALAILQYTGGTTGLPKGAMLTHANLSSACEQVVITQSGTPPVLQRGTERLLAVLPPFHIYALTVNLLLGVRLAAEIVQHLRFDPKAALRDIAEKQLTTFCGVPTMFTAVIGDPDTPQYDLHSLKLCNSGGAPLPMEVGERFRAITGTWLAEGWGMTETSPTGTFSPAHGQRKAGSCGIPHPGVVIKMLDLEDPSRYVPLGEKGELCIQGPNVMKGYWNKPEATADSTTFDGFFRTGDVGYMDDDGFVFIVDRCKDMLLCSGYNVYPRVLEEAIYQHPAVNEVAVIGVPDEYRGQSPKAFVMLKAGAEPFTLAQLQAFLKERVGKHEMVQALEIRTALPKTAVGKLSKKDLVDEELRRQAVAAATA; from the coding sequence ATGAACAGCAAGCCCTGGCTGGCTTCCTACCCCGAAGGCGTGGCGTGGGACCACGAGATCACGCCCACCTCGGTCCAGCAGATATTGACCGACGCCGTGGCCGGCTTCCCCGACCGGCCGGCCATCGACTTCATGGGCAAGCGCCTGAACTACCGCGAGCTCGGCGCGCTGGTCGATCGCGCCGCCAAGGGGCTGCAGGCGCTTGGCGTGCGCCCCGGCGTGCACGTCGGCCTCTTCTTGCCGAACACGCCGCACTACCTGGTCGCGCTGTTCGGCGTGCTGCAGGCGGGCGGCACGGTGGTCAACTACTCGCCGCTCGATGCGGCCAAAGTGCTCGAGCACAAGATCGAGGACAGCCAGACCGATTTCCTCATCACGCTCGACCTGGCGTCGCTGTACCCGCAGATGGCCGCCATGCTCGGCACCACGCGGCTGAAGAAGCTCATCGTCGGCAACCTCGCCGAGATGACGGGTGCACCCGAGCAGGTGGCCGCGCAGATGAAGGCGAAGAACGAAACGGTCGAGATCTCCGGCGACGAGCACCACCTGCGTTTTTCCGAGCTGCTCGACAACGACGGCCGCTACACGCCGCACCCGCTCGGCGATCCGCGCGAGGCGCTGGCCATCCTGCAGTACACGGGCGGCACCACCGGCCTGCCCAAGGGCGCGATGCTCACGCATGCCAACCTGTCGTCGGCCTGCGAGCAGGTGGTGATCACGCAGTCGGGCACGCCGCCCGTGCTGCAGAGGGGCACCGAGCGGCTGCTCGCGGTGCTGCCGCCGTTTCACATCTACGCGCTCACGGTCAACCTGCTGCTCGGTGTGCGCCTGGCCGCCGAGATCGTGCAGCACCTGCGCTTCGATCCCAAGGCCGCGCTGCGCGACATCGCCGAGAAACAACTCACCACCTTCTGCGGCGTGCCCACCATGTTCACCGCGGTGATCGGCGACCCCGACACGCCGCAGTACGACCTGCACTCGCTCAAGCTGTGCAACTCGGGCGGCGCGCCGCTGCCGATGGAAGTCGGCGAGCGTTTCCGCGCCATCACCGGCACCTGGCTGGCCGAAGGCTGGGGCATGACCGAAACCTCGCCCACCGGCACCTTCTCGCCCGCGCACGGCCAGCGCAAGGCGGGCTCGTGCGGCATTCCACATCCGGGCGTCGTCATCAAGATGCTCGACCTCGAAGACCCATCGCGCTACGTGCCGCTGGGCGAGAAGGGCGAGCTGTGCATCCAGGGCCCCAACGTGATGAAGGGCTACTGGAACAAGCCCGAAGCCACGGCCGACAGCACCACCTTCGACGGCTTCTTTCGCACCGGCGACGTGGGCTACATGGACGACGACGGCTTCGTCTTCATCGTCGACCGCTGCAAGGACATGCTGCTGTGCAGCGGCTACAACGTCTATCCGCGCGTGCTCGAAGAAGCCATCTACCAGCACCCGGCGGTGAACGAGGTGGCGGTGATCGGCGTGCCCGACGAGTACCGCGGCCAGTCGCCCAAGGCCTTCGTGATGCTCAAGGCCGGCGCCGAGCCCTTCACGCTGGCGCAGCTGCAGGCCTTTCTGAAGGAGCGCGTGGGCAAGCACGAGATGGTGCAGGCCCTGGAGATCCGCACCGCGCTGCCGAAGACGGCGGTCGGCAAGCTCTCGAAGAAGGACCTCGTGGACGAAGAGCTGCGCCGGCAAGCCGTCGCCGCAGCCACGGCCTGA
- a CDS encoding wax ester/triacylglycerol synthase family O-acyltransferase: protein MDHLSSMDASFLHLETPETPMHVGSLMLLDLPEGYRGDYYEDVKGMLGKRLHLASVLTRKLAQMPFELAEPVWIDDDDIDLDYHVRSLTLRRPGTMEQLHHLVARLHSSLLDRSRPLWEMYVIEGLENGQVAFYTKAHHSGVDGKAGTELAKVLYDTTAQMREVRPARRKRGGGSHYQLGVAELLQAAVSNSARQYRKLAELLPAAARALTAAGSVLASQQTGKGQRRLSLGMAPKSMFNDAITNQRSYSTMSLPFDELKALGKRVGGTVNTIVMAMCSEALARFLKERNLLPKEALIAGVPVSLRAEGDDSMNNQVSMVRVDLATDIGDVAERFKAIHASSEAAKAVVRELKPVLGVDMPITGSPWLMTSLASLYGRSNLARRVPPAANVLISNVPGPGATLYVAGARMMHFYPVSIPYHGSALNITVQSYAGSLDFGLTACRRILSQEESYELIGHLRAALRQIERLPSIEAAAQPGVAKEVQAEVVPAKAPRRAKAPAAAKRRAAAAAVAPASKKPRAPRKPAAAAKGKRAAAAAA from the coding sequence ATGGACCACCTGAGCAGCATGGACGCGTCGTTCCTGCACCTTGAAACCCCCGAGACGCCGATGCACGTCGGCAGCCTCATGCTCCTGGACCTGCCCGAGGGCTACCGGGGCGACTACTACGAAGACGTGAAAGGCATGCTGGGCAAGCGGCTGCACCTGGCGTCGGTGCTCACGCGCAAGCTCGCGCAGATGCCTTTCGAGCTGGCCGAGCCGGTGTGGATCGACGACGACGACATCGACCTCGACTACCACGTGCGCAGCCTCACGCTGCGCCGTCCCGGCACCATGGAGCAGCTGCACCACCTCGTCGCGCGGCTGCATTCGAGCCTGCTCGACCGCAGCCGCCCGCTGTGGGAGATGTACGTCATCGAAGGCCTGGAGAACGGCCAGGTGGCCTTCTACACCAAGGCCCACCACAGCGGCGTCGACGGCAAGGCCGGCACCGAGCTGGCCAAGGTGCTCTACGACACCACGGCGCAGATGCGCGAGGTGCGGCCCGCGCGCCGCAAGCGCGGCGGCGGAAGCCACTACCAGCTCGGCGTGGCCGAACTGCTGCAGGCGGCGGTGTCCAACTCGGCGCGCCAGTACCGCAAGCTCGCCGAGCTGCTTCCGGCCGCCGCGCGCGCGCTCACGGCGGCCGGCAGCGTGCTCGCGAGCCAGCAGACCGGCAAGGGCCAGCGCCGCCTCAGCCTGGGCATGGCGCCCAAGAGCATGTTCAACGACGCCATCACCAACCAGCGCTCGTACAGCACGATGTCGCTGCCCTTCGACGAACTGAAGGCGCTGGGCAAGCGCGTGGGCGGCACCGTCAACACCATCGTGATGGCGATGTGCAGCGAGGCGCTGGCCCGCTTCCTGAAAGAGCGCAACCTGCTGCCGAAAGAAGCGCTGATCGCCGGCGTGCCCGTGAGCCTGCGCGCGGAGGGCGACGACTCGATGAACAACCAGGTGTCGATGGTGCGCGTCGACCTCGCGACCGACATCGGCGACGTGGCCGAGCGCTTCAAGGCGATCCATGCGTCGTCCGAAGCGGCCAAGGCCGTGGTGCGCGAGCTCAAGCCGGTGCTTGGCGTGGACATGCCGATCACCGGTTCGCCCTGGCTCATGACCAGCCTGGCCTCGCTGTACGGCCGTTCCAACCTCGCGCGCCGCGTGCCGCCCGCGGCCAACGTGCTGATCTCGAACGTGCCGGGCCCGGGCGCCACGCTCTACGTGGCGGGCGCGCGGATGATGCACTTCTACCCGGTCTCCATTCCGTACCACGGCAGTGCGCTGAACATCACCGTGCAGAGCTACGCGGGCTCGCTCGACTTCGGTCTCACGGCCTGTCGCCGCATCCTGTCGCAGGAAGAGTCGTACGAGCTGATCGGCCACCTGCGCGCGGCGCTGCGGCAGATCGAGCGGCTGCCGAGCATCGAGGCCGCGGCCCAGCCGGGGGTCGCGAAAGAGGTGCAGGCCGAGGTCGTGCCCGCCAAGGCCCCGCGCCGCGCGAAGGCGCCTGCGGCGGCCAAGCGACGTGCCGCCGCTGCGGCTGTCGCGCCCGCCAGCAAGAAGCCCCGCGCGCCACGCAAGCCGGCCGCCGCTGCCAAGGGAAAGCGCGCCGCCGCTGCTGCTGCCTAG
- a CDS encoding MFS transporter gives MTPTSAQAPARAPYNAADEALFSKVSWHLLPLLILCYIVAFIDRINIGFAQLQMKQTLAFSNEAYALGAGIFFIGYFLFEVPSNLMLEKIGARKTLLRIMFCWGLVASAMMFVETTTQFYVLRFLLGAFEAGFFPGIILYLTYWYPSARRCKVISIFMTATAIGYLLAGPLSGWIMKYMNGLGGHHGWQWLFVVQGLPASVLGIVAFFYLKDKPEQAHWLSPSEKLALRHHLDNEPHAVETASHGSFWALLRDPKVFTMAFVYFLFLGANYTLVFLVPTLIKNWGVGDVFMVGLLSAIPAVFGAVGMVFVGRSSDKHLERRKHFFFCVALASAGLLVAVFSGGNLVLALAGLAVMSIGQSANTPIFFAAISEYLPRKSAAGGIALISSLGNLGPAVMPVITAWITTASGSSDNSMFLAIGLWLSSGVVLLLVMRPAAARRSQLATA, from the coding sequence ATGACCCCCACTTCTGCGCAGGCCCCCGCCCGCGCGCCGTACAACGCGGCGGACGAGGCTTTGTTTTCGAAGGTCAGCTGGCACCTGCTGCCGCTGTTGATCCTCTGCTACATCGTCGCCTTCATCGACCGCATCAACATCGGCTTCGCGCAGCTGCAGATGAAGCAGACGCTGGCCTTCAGCAACGAGGCCTACGCGCTGGGCGCGGGCATCTTCTTCATTGGCTACTTTCTGTTCGAGGTGCCGAGCAACCTCATGCTCGAGAAGATCGGCGCGCGCAAGACGCTGCTGCGCATCATGTTCTGCTGGGGGCTCGTGGCCTCGGCCATGATGTTCGTGGAGACGACCACGCAGTTCTACGTGCTGCGCTTCCTGCTCGGTGCGTTCGAGGCGGGCTTCTTCCCGGGGATCATCCTGTACCTCACCTACTGGTACCCCTCGGCGCGGCGCTGCAAGGTGATCTCGATCTTCATGACGGCCACCGCCATCGGCTACCTGCTGGCCGGCCCGCTGTCGGGCTGGATCATGAAGTACATGAACGGCCTGGGCGGCCACCATGGCTGGCAATGGCTGTTCGTGGTGCAGGGCCTGCCGGCCTCGGTGCTGGGCATCGTCGCGTTCTTCTACCTGAAGGACAAGCCCGAGCAGGCCCACTGGCTCTCGCCTTCCGAGAAGCTCGCGCTGCGCCACCACCTGGACAACGAGCCGCATGCGGTGGAGACCGCGTCGCACGGCTCGTTCTGGGCGCTGCTGCGCGACCCCAAGGTGTTCACGATGGCCTTCGTGTACTTCCTGTTCCTGGGCGCCAACTACACGCTGGTGTTCCTGGTGCCGACGCTCATCAAGAACTGGGGCGTGGGCGACGTGTTCATGGTCGGCCTGTTGTCGGCCATTCCGGCGGTCTTCGGCGCCGTCGGCATGGTGTTCGTCGGGCGCAGCTCCGACAAGCACCTGGAGCGGCGCAAGCACTTCTTCTTCTGCGTGGCGCTGGCTTCGGCGGGCCTGCTGGTGGCCGTCTTCAGCGGCGGCAACCTGGTGCTGGCGCTGGCAGGGCTTGCGGTCATGAGCATCGGCCAGTCGGCCAACACGCCCATCTTCTTCGCGGCCATCAGCGAGTACCTGCCGCGCAAGTCGGCGGCCGGCGGCATTGCGCTGATCAGCAGTCTGGGCAACCTCGGGCCCGCCGTGATGCCGGTGATCACCGCGTGGATCACTACTGCCAGTGGCAGCTCGGACAACAGCATGTTCCTGGCGATCGGGCTGTGGCTGTCGTCCGGCGTGGTCCTGCTGCTCGTCATGCGGCCCGCCGCCGCGCGCCGCTCGCAGCTCGCGACGGCCTGA
- the phaP gene encoding TIGR01841 family phasin (Members of this family are phasins (small proteins associated with inclusions such as PHA granules). Note that several different families of phasins have been named PhaP despite very little sequence similarity to each other.) — protein sequence MATRKTATDTASVFPTALPSMGDFSKLIEQLKLPGVDVGALVEWQRKDMEALAEANRQAYEGIQSLAQRRGEILRDTLAQWQDALKDATGTDALSRQTEAAQRGVQQAVDNFRELAQLEAQARNNSWKVVQDRLNENMANLQQLLQPKK from the coding sequence ATGGCAACCCGCAAGACCGCAACCGACACCGCCTCTGTCTTCCCCACGGCGCTGCCGTCGATGGGAGATTTCAGCAAGCTGATCGAGCAGCTCAAGCTGCCCGGCGTGGACGTCGGCGCACTCGTGGAGTGGCAGCGCAAGGACATGGAAGCGCTGGCCGAGGCCAACCGGCAGGCCTACGAAGGCATCCAGTCGCTCGCACAGCGGCGCGGCGAAATCCTGCGCGACACGCTGGCCCAGTGGCAGGACGCACTGAAGGACGCCACCGGCACCGACGCCCTCTCCAGGCAGACCGAGGCCGCGCAGCGCGGCGTGCAGCAGGCCGTCGACAACTTCCGCGAACTGGCGCAGCTCGAAGCGCAGGCGCGCAACAACAGCTGGAAGGTGGTGCAGGATCGGTTGAACGAGAACATGGCGAACCTGCAGCAGCTGCTGCAGCCGAAAAAATAG
- a CDS encoding peptidoglycan DD-metalloendopeptidase family protein encodes MAALLVGACSTTPGTPVAGPGEYVVQTGDTLYRIAQRHGRTTAEIARWNQIKDPDQLEAGQVLRVVPPGGATSAGATPPPRSSSSGGGNAEKAKPAPAPRERDPVVPPASRRSDWGWPSQGAVIAGFNGNSNKGLDIAGSSGEPVHSIGAGSVAATETMRGYGSVIMVDHGGSYMSIYTNVGSVGVKQGQRVQRGQKLAEIGPAEGGRARLHFEIRYRGKAVDPRLYLPAK; translated from the coding sequence ATGGCGGCATTGCTGGTGGGCGCATGCTCCACCACGCCGGGCACGCCGGTGGCGGGCCCCGGCGAATACGTCGTGCAGACGGGCGACACGCTCTACCGCATCGCGCAGCGGCACGGCCGCACGACGGCCGAGATCGCCCGCTGGAACCAGATCAAGGACCCCGACCAGCTCGAAGCCGGCCAGGTGCTGCGCGTGGTGCCGCCGGGCGGCGCCACATCGGCGGGTGCCACGCCCCCGCCGCGCAGCAGCAGCAGTGGCGGCGGCAATGCAGAAAAGGCCAAGCCCGCCCCCGCACCTCGCGAGCGCGACCCCGTGGTGCCGCCCGCGTCGCGGCGCAGCGACTGGGGCTGGCCGTCGCAGGGCGCGGTCATCGCCGGCTTCAACGGCAACAGCAACAAGGGCCTCGACATCGCCGGCAGCAGCGGCGAACCCGTGCATTCGATCGGCGCCGGCTCGGTGGCCGCGACCGAAACCATGCGCGGCTACGGCAGCGTGATCATGGTCGACCACGGCGGCTCCTACATGTCGATCTACACCAACGTGGGCAGCGTGGGCGTGAAGCAGGGCCAGCGCGTGCAGCGCGGCCAGAAGCTCGCCGAGATCGGCCCGGCAGAGGGCGGCCGCGCCAGGCTGCACTTCGAGATCCGCTACCGCGGCAAGGCGGTCGATCCGCGGCTGTACCTGCCGGCGAAGTAG